CTATTATCTACATTTTGGCATGTAGAATTGGTCCTTTTTATCCATGGTATAAATTTCTAATGAGAAAGCTAAATGTTCAGTTACTCGTCAATCCTGACGGTCATGAATGGAAAAGAAGCAAGTGGAGCTTACCTATTAGAACTTATTGGAAATTATCCGAAAAGTATATGGTTAAGTCATCAGATTTATTAATTTGTGATTCTTTAGGAATAGAAGATTATATTAAATCAGAGTATAAAAAGTATAATCCAAATACTATGTATATTTCCTATGGAGCAGATATTAGTCAGTCTAAATTAGAAAGTGATTCTAAGCTTTTTCTAGATTGGATGTCCAAACACTCACTTCATTCCAATGAGTACTACTTAATAGTTGGAAGGTTTGTCCCAGAAAATAATTATGAATTCATAATAAGAGAATTCATGAAGTCTGAGACTAGACGAAACCTAATTATTATTTCGAATGTTGAACAAAACAAGTTTTTTGACGAATTGAAATCTAAAACAAATTTCACTTCTGATGATAGAATCAAATTTGTTGGTACTGTTTATGATACAGAACTGCTAAAGAAAATAAGGGAGCAGGCATTTGGCTATCTGCATGGACATGAAGTTGGGGGAACCAATCCCTCTTTACTAGAAGCATTAGCAAGTACTAACTTGAACATTCTGTTAGGAGTGAACTTTAATGTTGAGGTAGGTAGAAATGCAGCATTGTATTTCACTAAAAATACTGGTAGTTTAACTGCTTTAATTGGTGAAGCTGAGAATCTAGATGAAGACACAATTATTGAGTTTGGGAAAAGTGCAAAACAAGAAATAATCTCAAGGTATAGCTGGGAACATATTGTGTATTCATATGAAAATTTATTTCTTCATTTTCATAGCAGTGATAAAGAAAATATCAAGTTTCAGAATGAGATGGATTTAATAAACTTTAATAAAAAGCAATTAAAGATAGAAGGTTAATAATAATGTTAGTGAAACATTCCATAATTTATTTGTTTTCTAGAGGTGTTCCCAGTCTAATAAATTTTTGTTCAATTCTTATTTATACACGTATGCTTTCTCCTGATTCATATGGGACATATGCATTAGTAATAGCTTTAATGAATATCTTTAATATCGTATTCTTTCAATGGCTTAGAAGTTCGGTTCTTCGATTCATGCCAAATAATAAGGATGAAAATAAGAATAACGAAATATTTAATCAAACTATTTTATTTGGCTTTAGTTTCTCTTTATTAATATCTGGAATATTTCTTTTGATAATTTCAAATTTCATGAAGGATTTCAATTTTTTGATTATGATTCTTGCACTAATAAATATATGGATATTAGCGTGGTATGAAATCAATCAAACAGTATTTAGAGCAAATCTTGAGCCTATAAGATATGGAATTATTACATTAATAAAAGTTAGTTTAAGCTTATTGATTAGTGTTGCATTGATTTATTTTGGTTTAGGAGTTGTTGGTTTACTCATAGGTATATTTCTGGGAACTTTATTTTCAATCATAGGTGCAACTAAATCTGTTTGGAAAATAAATAAAAACTTCAGAATTGATAAATCTTTATTAACCAAGTTTCTAAGATACGGACTTCCATTAACACTTACATTCTCGATGGCTTTTTTAATACAGTTTTCTGATCGCTTTATTATAAGCGCATTAATAGGGACTCCAGAGGCTGGTTATTATTCTGTTGCTTCTGATTTCTCTAATCAAACTATTGCTATGTTAATGATGATTGTGAATCTTGGAGCAATGCCAATAGCTATTAGAAAATTAGAACTTGAAGGAGTTGAGGCTGCACGTCAACAACTAGCACAGAATCTTATACTAATGTTAGTAATTGCAATGCCTGTAGTGATTGGTGGAATTCTTTTATCAGATAGCATAGCTTATTTGCTATTCTCTGGAGAATATGCCGTTTCAGTTTCTATGTTAATTCCCTATCTTTTGATAGCAACATTAATTCAAGGATTAAAGGCTTATTATTTTGATCAGTCATTTCAACTAGGCAATAAGACCACTATTCAAATAGTACCAGTTCTAGTTGGTGCGCTTACAAGTATAATATTAAATTTTATATTAATACCTATGCATGGAATAATTGGAGCAGCATTTTCTTCAATAATTTCATATACTCTTTCATTGTTAATTACTTATTTCTTAGGGAAGAATATTTTTAAACTACCTATCCCCATTAGAGATTCAATCGGAATAATAATTTCTGCATTAATTATGGCTATAGTAATTATGCCATTCCGCCATAACGATAAATTAATTACATTATTATTTGTGATCGTCTTAGGCGCTATGGTTTATTTTCTGTCCCTATATTTATTAAATGTTTATAGTATTAGAAACAAATTAAAGATAATTTTGAAAAATAAGAGAACTGAAAGTAAACAAATCACTTAATTATAATTTCAAAGGAGTGTTAATATGAAAGGAATAATCTTAGCTGGTGGAACAGGGTCAAGATTGTACCCACTTACAAAGGTAACGAACAAACATTTACTTCCCGTTGGTAAATATCCAATGATTTATCATTCAATTTTCAAATTAAAAGAAGCTGATATTAACGACATCCTCATTGTCACTGGACGTGACCATATGGGCGATGTCGTTAATTTATTAGGCAGTGGTTATGAGTTTGGTGTTACGTTCTCTTATAAGGTGCAGGACCAAGCTGGTGGAATAGCTCAGGCATTAGGATTAGCAGAAAATTTTGCTAAAGGTGAATCTATGGTTGTTATTCTTGGAGATAATGTCTTTTCTGATTCATTAACAGAGTATGTCAATAACTTTAAGAAGCAGGGAACAGGTGCGAAGGTGTTATTGCAACAAGTACTAGATCCAGAACGCTATGGAGTTGCTGAACTTGATGGCAATACAATAACATCAATTGAGGAAAAACCTAAATCTCCGAAAAGTCCTTATGCAGTAACTGGAGTGTATATGTATGATACAGATGTTTTTGACATAATCAGCACTTTAAAACCTTCTGGTCGTGGTGAATTAGAAATAACAGATGTAAATAATGCATATATTGAGAAAGGCATGTTGACCTACGATATACTCTCTGGTTGGTGGACTGACGCTGGTACACATGATTCTCTAGCATATGCGAATGAGTTGATGAGTAAAGAAGAACTTGACTTAACATTCGGTAAAGCTGTTGCATCCAAATAAATTATTAAATAATTCACGGGAGTGAAATAATTGAATATCATTCAGACAAAAATACCTGATGTTCTAATCATTGAAACCCCGGTGTTTGGTGACAACCGGGGTTTTTTCATGGAGTCCTATAACAAGCAAGTTTTTAGTAAAGCAGGAATTGAGCATGATTTTATTCAAGATAATCATTCTTATTCTGCAGAAGCGGGAACCTTAAGAGGTCTGCATTACCAATTAAGTCCAGCAGCTCAGACCAAACTGGTGAGGGTTTTGGCAGGAGCTATTTATGATGTTGCAGTAGATATTCGTAAAAATTCAGCTACCTACGGAGAATGGGTGGCTGTAATCTTAAGTGAAAGTAATAAAAGGCAACTGCTAATTCCCAAGGGATTTGCTCATGGTTTCTGTACGATCAGTCCTCATACTCAAGTGGCTTATAAGGTAGATTCACTTTATTCTAAAGAAAATGACAGGGGTATCTTATGGTCTGATCATGAGCTAGGCATTGATTGGCCGTCTACAGATGTAATTCTGTCGGATAAAGATCAGCTTCATCCTACATTTAAAGAAGCAGATAATGACTTTTAACTTAGAGGGGACGAGAAATCATGAAATTGTTAGTCACAGGCGGAGCGGGTTTTATTGGGAGTAATTTTATTCATTATATGCTGAAACAACATTCTGATATTTCTATAATTAATTTCGATAAACTTACTTATGCTGGAAATCTTGAGAATTTAACGGCTATAGAAAATCTCCCTAACTATTCATTTGTGCAGGGAGATATTTGTGATTCTGAATTAGTAAATCAAGTGATACAGCAAGAGAAGGTTGATGTTATTGTAAACTTTGCAGCTGAGTCACATGTCGATCGAAGTATTTCTGATCCAACTATATTTGTACATACGAACGTTGTCGGCACACAAGTGCTCTTAGAAGCAGCTAGAACAAACAAAGTATATAAATATATCCAAATCTCAACTGATGAAGTTTATGGGTCTTTAGGAGAAACGGGATACTTTACTGAGGAAACTCCTATATCGCCAAATAGTCCTTATTCTGCAAGTAAAGCAGGAGCGGATTTGTTAGTGCGTTCTTATCATGAAACTTTTGGAATGAATGTAAATATAACTCGTTGTTCAAATAATTATGGTCCATATCACTTCCCAGAAAAATTAATACCACTTATGATTACGAATGCTCTAGAAGATAATCAACTTCCTGTTTATGGGGATGGATTGAATGTTAGAGATTGGCTTCATGTTTCTGATCACGCAGCAGCGATAGATTTGGTGATTCGTAAAGGTAAACCAGGTGAGGTATATAATATCGGTGGGCATAATGAAAGACGGAATATTGAAATAGTGAAACTTATTCTTGATGCATTAGATAAACCACAAGATTTAATAAAGTATGTTGATGATCGTCAGGGACATGATCGGAGATACGCTATAGATCCTACAAAAATAACTAATGAATTAGGCTGGGAACCTAAATATACGTTTGACCTAGGAATTCAGGACACAATTGAATGGTATCTAAACAACAAAGAATGGTGGACCAGAATTAAATCTGGTGTATATCAAGAATACTACCAATCTCAGTATGCAACTTCTCTCAAACCATAAATTTGATATTATTTAAAGAGTGGAGGAGTCACAATGAATATTACCGTCATCGGTACCGGATATGTTGGTTTGGTATCAGGGGTTTGTTTCTCGGATATCGGTAACCATGTTATATGTGTCGATAATAACCCTGCTAAGGTCGAAATGCTGGAACGTGGTGAAGTTCCGATATATGAACCTGGGCTTAAAGAACTCATAGACAAGAACAAGGCAGCCGGAAGGCTGTCTTTTACTTTTGATACGCAAACGGCGGTTCAAGCATCGGATCTGATCATCCTGGCCGTGGGAACTCCATCATTACCAAATGGAGAAGCGAACCTGCAATATATCGAACAGGCAGCGCGTGAAGTAGCCCTTGCGATGAACGGACGCAAGATTGTAGCTACGAAGAGTACAGTGCCGGTAGGTACGAACGAACGTATCAAGCATATCATCTCTGCGTATAGTCAGCATCCATTCTCTATTGCTTCTCTGCCAGAATTCCTTAGAGAAGGCACGGCGATCTGGGATACGATGAATCCGGATCGTATCGTCATTGGTAGTGAGGATCAAGAGACGGCAGATACACTGAGTGCTCTTCATGCTCCACTCACGGATAATATCATTACCACCGATATCCGATCGGCAGAGATGATTAAGTATGCCTCGAATGCATTTCTTGCGACCAAGATCTCCTTCATTAATGAGATTGCAAATATCTGTGAGAAGGTAGGAGCCGATGTTACCCGAGTTGCAGAGGGGATGGGGTATGACCGTCGAATCGGAAGCTCCTTCTTGAAGGCAGGGATCGGATATGGAGGGTCATGCTTCCCTAAGGATACTCAGGCGCTTATTCAAATTGCGGGTAATGTGGATTATGAATTCAAGCTCTTGAAATCGGTAGTAGAGGTGAACAAGGATCAGCGGTTTAATATTATTCACAAGCTGCAGCTAGCCCTCGGTACTCTGACAGGGAAGCGGATTGGAATCTGGGGACTCGCATTTAAACCCAATACGGATGACATTCGTGATGCGCCTGCGATTGAGATCATTCAGGAACTGGTTCGTGCAGGTGCTTCGGTATACGCATATGATCCTGTAGCTACAGAAAATTTCCGGCGTGAAGTAGATAGTGACTCTATCTACTGGTGTAATGATGCTCAATCTGCTGCAAAAGACAGTGATGCCTTATGCTTGCTCACGGAATGGCAGGAGTTCGGTGAAGTGGATCTGACCGAGTTAGCCAGATCTATGAATCGTCCAATACTGATTGATGGTCGAAATGTATATGATCCTGAGAAGGTGAAGGAAGCCTCATTTATTTACTATTCTGTCGGACGTCCGAATGCGGACAATATTTCAGATTCTTATACTATAGCTATGTCCTAGGACATAGCTGTCTTTTTTTGCTTTATTGACTTCTCACTTCATGAAAGAAAGGTATGGCTCATATGAAGCGTTGGTTAAAGATTAGTCTCGGCGGAGTCGCTGCTATTGTCACTGTCGGAGTAGGTTTCGTGTGGTATATGTATGCTTCCCTTGAGACTACGGCGAATACAATCTATGAACCGCGTGAAGCGGTAGTACCCATTACCGATATCGGTGGGGGGCAGGAGTCTGCTCCGGCTGTACAGCCTAAGGTAGAGAAGATTAAGGAAATAGACCCCTTCTCCGTGTTGCTGCTAGGTGTGGATGAGAGAGCCAATGATGCAGGCCGCTCAGATACAATCATTGTTCTGACGGTGAATCCGCAGAAGCAATCCATTCAGATGTTCAATATTCCAAGGGATACCAGAACCGAGATTGTAGGCAGAGGTTCAGTAGATAAGATTAATCACGCGTACGCGTTCGGTGGGGTAAACATGTCTATACAGACGGTAGAACAATTCCTTGACGTTCCTATTGATTATTATGTCAAATTAAATATGGAAGGGTTCGTATCGGTTATTGACTTATTGGGTGGTGTTAAGGTAAACAATCCATTCGAATTTAATATGGGTGACAAGAAATTTGTGGAAGGGCCAATTACACTATCAGGCGAAGAAGCTCTACTCTACTCCCGTATGCGATATGATGACCCACGTGGCGACCTTGGAAGGAATACAAGACAGCAGGAGATTGTTCAAGAGCTGATGAAGAATGCACTTCAGGTATCCAGTGTTATGCAGATCCAGAACATCCTGGATGAAGTCGGGGGAAATGTGAAGACCGATATTACATTTGATGAAATGAAGAAATTTGTGTTGGAATATGCGAGTAGCCTGAAGAAGATCGACACCATGGAGATTCAGGGACATGGGCAGCGAATTAGCGGGATCTACTATTATATTGTGGATGAGCAAGAGAAACAGAGGGTGACGGCAGCGATAAAAGAGCATATGGATGAGGCAGAACCGTCTTGAGCAGAGCTGAGCGAAGACAGGATCATAAAAAGAAGCAAAGAAAGCGGGTCCTTCTAGCCCTCTTCCTGCTATTCTGGATTCTGTTCATTCTGTTCATGTCCACTAGGACGTATCAGCAGCAGACCATTCGCCCTCTTCTCATCCAAACCGTTCAGAAGCTGAATATTGATTTCGAGTTGCCTGATATCCGAATCAGCTATGGAGGTCATACCAATTCGCTCCGCAATAATCCATACGGCTTCACGGAGTTCGTATTCCGCAAATGTGCTCACATGTTCGTGTATGGTATCTTAACGCTGGCAGCTCATATGATTCTGAAAAAGCGGTGGGGACCTACCCTTACAGTCTATTGGGTACCGTTGGTCATTACCTTACTGATTGCGAGCGCTGATGAGTTTCTGCAGCGATTCTCCGCAGGCAGGACATCCTCCTTCGATGATGTTCTGCTGGACTTGACCGGGGGCTGTATTGCTATTCTTCTATATGTATTGTTTCAGTATGTGCGGCACAAAAGGAAGGTCTAAAGCCTCTTCCTCTCTCATACCTTGAGTTACAAGGGACAAGAGAGGAGGAGGCTTATTTGATGTTGCGCAAACGACGGGCAAATGGTCTGCTTAAGATCGTGGCTACCTTACTAATTGTGGGTCTGTTGGCTCTGCTCTTCTTCAGTATTCAAGGGGTTATGAAGTCGAATGAAGAAGAGGATGCGCGTAAAGTGATTGAACAATTCTATACATATGAGCAAGAGGGAGATTTCGGGAGCTCATGGGAGCTGTTTCATTCTCTGCTGCAGGAACGATATAAGAAGCCGGACTACGTCCAGACCAGGGCCCATGTGTTCATGCAGCATTTTGGCACCAATACCTTTAAATATGAAGTATCTGAACCCGAGAGGCTGTTTGATGTTCAGCTCATTGAAGGAAAAGAAGCGTTGGCCGAAGTCTATCAATTCACCGTCACCCAGATCTATCATTCTTCCTTCGGTAACTTTAAGATGGTACAGCCCGTATATGCTTCACAGGAGTCCGGAGAATGGCGCGTACTATGGTCGTTTGATAAGGCACAAGAGTTCTAATCTGGATTCGTATTTAATGGGAAAAAGCACCTTATTGCCAAGAGCCTGTCCTCT
This sequence is a window from Paenibacillus urinalis. Protein-coding genes within it:
- a CDS encoding oligosaccharide flippase family protein, with the protein product MLVKHSIIYLFSRGVPSLINFCSILIYTRMLSPDSYGTYALVIALMNIFNIVFFQWLRSSVLRFMPNNKDENKNNEIFNQTILFGFSFSLLISGIFLLIISNFMKDFNFLIMILALINIWILAWYEINQTVFRANLEPIRYGIITLIKVSLSLLISVALIYFGLGVVGLLIGIFLGTLFSIIGATKSVWKINKNFRIDKSLLTKFLRYGLPLTLTFSMAFLIQFSDRFIISALIGTPEAGYYSVASDFSNQTIAMLMMIVNLGAMPIAIRKLELEGVEAARQQLAQNLILMLVIAMPVVIGGILLSDSIAYLLFSGEYAVSVSMLIPYLLIATLIQGLKAYYFDQSFQLGNKTTIQIVPVLVGALTSIILNFILIPMHGIIGAAFSSIISYTLSLLITYFLGKNIFKLPIPIRDSIGIIISALIMAIVIMPFRHNDKLITLLFVIVLGAMVYFLSLYLLNVYSIRNKLKIILKNKRTESKQIT
- a CDS encoding sugar phosphate nucleotidyltransferase; this encodes MKGIILAGGTGSRLYPLTKVTNKHLLPVGKYPMIYHSIFKLKEADINDILIVTGRDHMGDVVNLLGSGYEFGVTFSYKVQDQAGGIAQALGLAENFAKGESMVVILGDNVFSDSLTEYVNNFKKQGTGAKVLLQQVLDPERYGVAELDGNTITSIEEKPKSPKSPYAVTGVYMYDTDVFDIISTLKPSGRGELEITDVNNAYIEKGMLTYDILSGWWTDAGTHDSLAYANELMSKEELDLTFGKAVASK
- the rfbC gene encoding dTDP-4-dehydrorhamnose 3,5-epimerase; translation: MNIIQTKIPDVLIIETPVFGDNRGFFMESYNKQVFSKAGIEHDFIQDNHSYSAEAGTLRGLHYQLSPAAQTKLVRVLAGAIYDVAVDIRKNSATYGEWVAVILSESNKRQLLIPKGFAHGFCTISPHTQVAYKVDSLYSKENDRGILWSDHELGIDWPSTDVILSDKDQLHPTFKEADNDF
- the rfbB gene encoding dTDP-glucose 4,6-dehydratase, which gives rise to MKLLVTGGAGFIGSNFIHYMLKQHSDISIINFDKLTYAGNLENLTAIENLPNYSFVQGDICDSELVNQVIQQEKVDVIVNFAAESHVDRSISDPTIFVHTNVVGTQVLLEAARTNKVYKYIQISTDEVYGSLGETGYFTEETPISPNSPYSASKAGADLLVRSYHETFGMNVNITRCSNNYGPYHFPEKLIPLMITNALEDNQLPVYGDGLNVRDWLHVSDHAAAIDLVIRKGKPGEVYNIGGHNERRNIEIVKLILDALDKPQDLIKYVDDRQGHDRRYAIDPTKITNELGWEPKYTFDLGIQDTIEWYLNNKEWWTRIKSGVYQEYYQSQYATSLKP
- a CDS encoding UDP-glucose dehydrogenase family protein, translating into MNITVIGTGYVGLVSGVCFSDIGNHVICVDNNPAKVEMLERGEVPIYEPGLKELIDKNKAAGRLSFTFDTQTAVQASDLIILAVGTPSLPNGEANLQYIEQAAREVALAMNGRKIVATKSTVPVGTNERIKHIISAYSQHPFSIASLPEFLREGTAIWDTMNPDRIVIGSEDQETADTLSALHAPLTDNIITTDIRSAEMIKYASNAFLATKISFINEIANICEKVGADVTRVAEGMGYDRRIGSSFLKAGIGYGGSCFPKDTQALIQIAGNVDYEFKLLKSVVEVNKDQRFNIIHKLQLALGTLTGKRIGIWGLAFKPNTDDIRDAPAIEIIQELVRAGASVYAYDPVATENFRREVDSDSIYWCNDAQSAAKDSDALCLLTEWQEFGEVDLTELARSMNRPILIDGRNVYDPEKVKEASFIYYSVGRPNADNISDSYTIAMS
- a CDS encoding LCP family protein, which gives rise to MKRWLKISLGGVAAIVTVGVGFVWYMYASLETTANTIYEPREAVVPITDIGGGQESAPAVQPKVEKIKEIDPFSVLLLGVDERANDAGRSDTIIVLTVNPQKQSIQMFNIPRDTRTEIVGRGSVDKINHAYAFGGVNMSIQTVEQFLDVPIDYYVKLNMEGFVSVIDLLGGVKVNNPFEFNMGDKKFVEGPITLSGEEALLYSRMRYDDPRGDLGRNTRQQEIVQELMKNALQVSSVMQIQNILDEVGGNVKTDITFDEMKKFVLEYASSLKKIDTMEIQGHGQRISGIYYYIVDEQEKQRVTAAIKEHMDEAEPS
- a CDS encoding VanZ family protein — protein: MSRAERRQDHKKKQRKRVLLALFLLFWILFILFMSTRTYQQQTIRPLLIQTVQKLNIDFELPDIRISYGGHTNSLRNNPYGFTEFVFRKCAHMFVYGILTLAAHMILKKRWGPTLTVYWVPLVITLLIASADEFLQRFSAGRTSSFDDVLLDLTGGCIAILLYVLFQYVRHKRKV